In Amycolatopsis methanolica 239, a single genomic region encodes these proteins:
- a CDS encoding HPr family phosphocarrier protein — protein MPERRVVVGSTVGLHARPAALFVKAAAAQPVPVSIGKDGADPVDARSILSVLGLGARGGDEVVLSADGPQAEQALDELAAIVAANHDG, from the coding sequence ATGCCGGAACGCCGTGTCGTCGTCGGGTCCACCGTGGGCCTGCACGCCCGTCCCGCCGCCCTGTTCGTCAAGGCCGCCGCCGCGCAGCCGGTGCCGGTGAGCATCGGCAAGGACGGCGCCGACCCCGTCGACGCCCGCAGCATCCTGTCCGTGCTCGGCCTCGGCGCCCGGGGCGGGGACGAGGTCGTGCTCAGCGCCGACGGTCCGCAGGCCGAGCAGGCACTCGACGAGCTGGCCGCGATCGTGGCGGCGAACCACGATGGGTGA
- the kstR gene encoding cholesterol catabolism transcriptional regulator KstR — translation MAAKAKTSTQPKNGMSALSSDELGSAAQRDRRRRIIDATLALASKGGYDAVQMRAVAEKADVALGTLYRYFPSKIHLLVSGLAREFERAHEKLQRTSIPGDTPSERLIFVLSRNTRLMQRDPHLTEAMVRAFMFADTTAAAEVEQVGRLLESMFARAMGIEEPTEHDRAVFHLIADVWMANLVAWVTRRASAADVANRLELSVHLLLDNTR, via the coding sequence ATGGCCGCCAAAGCGAAGACGTCCACCCAACCGAAGAACGGGATGAGCGCGTTGTCCAGCGACGAGCTCGGTTCCGCCGCGCAGCGGGACCGGCGACGGCGCATCATCGACGCGACACTGGCACTGGCGTCCAAGGGCGGGTACGACGCCGTCCAGATGCGGGCCGTGGCCGAGAAGGCCGACGTCGCGCTGGGCACCCTCTACCGCTACTTCCCGTCGAAGATCCACCTGCTGGTCTCCGGCCTGGCCAGAGAGTTCGAGCGCGCGCACGAGAAGCTGCAGCGGACGAGCATCCCGGGCGACACGCCGAGCGAGCGGCTCATCTTCGTGCTCAGCCGCAACACCCGGCTGATGCAGCGCGACCCGCACCTGACCGAGGCGATGGTCCGGGCGTTCATGTTCGCCGACACCACGGCCGCCGCCGAGGTCGAGCAGGTCGGCCGGCTGCTGGAGAGCATGTTCGCGCGCGCCATGGGCATCGAGGAGCCGACCGAGCACGACCGCGCGGTCTTCCACCTCATCGCGGACGTGTGGATGGCGAACCTGGTCGCGTGGGTCACCCGCCGCGCGTCCGCCGCCGACGTCGCGAACCGGCTGGAGCTGTCGGTGCACCTGCTGCTGGACAACACACGCTGA
- a CDS encoding LLM class F420-dependent oxidoreductase, whose product MKLGISTFVTDESARADVLAKAVEDRGFDALFVAEHSHIPVSRETPYPSGGEMARAYYRALDPFVALTAAAAATTTLKLGTGIALLIQRDVLHTAKSVASLDLLSGGRFLFGVGVGWNREEMRNHGTDPSTRGALLDEQIQALRTLWTNDEAEFHGVHVDFDPVFQWPKPEREVPVYIGGNSTAALDRAKRLEAGWLPNALRDPEAAAAQVAQAGSVPVTATSAPPDPALLDAYVEAGAERVTLGLPATSEGDTLRRLDALAALVPRVS is encoded by the coding sequence GTGAAGCTGGGCATTTCGACGTTCGTCACCGACGAGAGCGCCCGGGCGGACGTCCTGGCGAAGGCGGTCGAGGACCGCGGGTTCGACGCCCTGTTCGTGGCCGAGCACTCGCACATCCCGGTCAGCCGCGAGACCCCGTATCCGAGCGGCGGCGAGATGGCGCGGGCCTACTACCGCGCGCTCGACCCGTTCGTCGCGCTGACCGCGGCGGCCGCCGCGACCACGACGCTCAAGCTGGGCACCGGCATCGCCCTGCTGATCCAGCGGGACGTCCTGCACACCGCGAAGTCCGTCGCGAGCCTCGACCTGTTGTCCGGCGGACGTTTCCTGTTCGGGGTGGGCGTCGGGTGGAACCGCGAGGAGATGCGCAACCACGGCACCGACCCGAGCACCCGTGGCGCGCTGCTGGACGAGCAGATCCAGGCGCTCCGGACATTGTGGACGAACGACGAGGCCGAGTTCCACGGCGTGCACGTGGATTTCGACCCGGTGTTCCAGTGGCCCAAGCCCGAGCGCGAGGTCCCGGTCTACATCGGCGGCAACAGCACCGCCGCGCTGGACCGCGCGAAGCGGCTGGAAGCGGGCTGGCTGCCCAACGCCCTGCGCGATCCGGAAGCGGCCGCGGCGCAGGTGGCGCAGGCCGGATCGGTTCCGGTGACCGCGACGTCCGCGCCGCCGGACCCGGCCCTGCTCGACGCCTACGTCGAGGCCGGGGCCGAGCGCGTCACGCTGGGCCTGCCGGCCACGTCCGAGGGCGACACCCTGCGCCGGCTGGACGCGCTGGCCGCGCTCGTGCCGCGCGTCAGCTGA
- a CDS encoding DEAD/DEAH box helicase produces MITVEWTETTRAIFVPSDPPRDGVLAVWGDEPGPTPVELVLPAGAGKSFRRTKVDAHVLPLADAIPRLLADPGPSLVTWSAAVSAGVDLVERGRFLPAASASEVDSWRAGPLDAADEELLRDLAAALPAEAHALPLSGLKRIRLHSPETLVRALWDATADVLVRGPAGGLGARLQLRVEVRESDDGFAFAGVVALRSSADPSLVVDAAELRGAPAAVRRRFGEQVEAQLLIGLRRGARAWAPLGRVLDAAATGELLLDDDEVVELLDGGSGALAAAGVEVLWPRGMAGEPVRAKASVTPSPGSAGGGVFRLTDLLRFRWQLSLGGETLTEAEVTALAEAKRPLVRLRGQWVRAAPFLSARLRRVGRTVTGAQALAAALTGELEVGDEQLDFAAPPALDGLVERLRAPAGPVEPATDLQATLRPYQRAGLSWLARMTELGLGGILADDMGLGKTIQLIALHLHRRALRPGPTLVLCPTSLLGNWEREFARFAPKVPVRRFHGGRRHLDDLEPDEVVLATYGVLRRDRATLSEVDWGLVAADEAQHVKNPLSVTARELRRIPAAARVALTGTPVENRLTELWSILDWTTPGLLGTLEHFSRTIARPVERDRDAVSVERLAATVRPFLLRRRKTDPDIAPELPSKTETDRYVPLTAEQATLYEAVVRENLAKIRESRGVQRRGQVLKLLTELKQICNHPAQYLKESGPVGGRSGKLAAFEELLDVILDEGESVLVFSQYVQLCRLLETRLTERGLPVQLLSGADPARQRDEMVARFQRGDAPVFLLSLKAGGVGLNLTRATHVIHYDRWWNPAVEDQATDRAHRIGRDRPVQVHRLIAEGTLEERIATVLAEKRGLAEAVVGAGEDWITDLTDDELTALVQLGQPG; encoded by the coding sequence GTGATCACCGTGGAATGGACCGAGACGACCAGGGCGATCTTCGTGCCCTCGGACCCGCCCCGGGACGGCGTGCTCGCCGTCTGGGGCGACGAGCCGGGGCCGACGCCGGTCGAGCTCGTGCTGCCCGCAGGCGCCGGGAAGTCCTTCCGCCGCACCAAGGTCGATGCGCACGTCCTCCCGCTGGCCGACGCCATCCCGCGCCTGCTCGCCGATCCCGGCCCGTCGCTGGTTACCTGGTCCGCCGCCGTCTCCGCGGGTGTGGACCTCGTCGAGCGCGGCCGGTTCCTGCCCGCCGCGTCAGCGTCCGAAGTGGACTCCTGGCGCGCCGGGCCGCTCGACGCCGCCGACGAGGAGCTCCTGCGCGACCTGGCCGCCGCGCTGCCGGCCGAGGCGCACGCACTCCCGCTGTCCGGCCTCAAACGCATCCGCCTGCATTCGCCGGAAACGCTCGTTCGCGCGCTCTGGGACGCCACCGCCGACGTGCTCGTCCGCGGCCCCGCCGGCGGGCTCGGCGCGCGGCTCCAGCTCCGCGTCGAGGTGCGCGAGAGCGACGACGGCTTCGCGTTCGCCGGAGTCGTCGCCCTGCGCAGCTCCGCCGACCCCAGCCTGGTCGTCGACGCAGCCGAGTTGCGGGGCGCACCGGCCGCTGTCCGGCGCCGTTTCGGCGAGCAGGTCGAGGCCCAGCTGCTCATCGGTCTCCGGCGGGGCGCCCGCGCGTGGGCCCCGCTCGGCCGCGTGCTCGACGCGGCGGCCACCGGCGAGCTGCTCCTGGACGACGACGAGGTAGTCGAACTGCTCGACGGCGGGTCCGGGGCGCTCGCCGCCGCCGGCGTCGAGGTGCTGTGGCCGCGTGGCATGGCCGGCGAACCGGTGCGGGCCAAGGCGAGCGTCACGCCGTCGCCGGGCAGCGCGGGCGGCGGCGTGTTCCGGCTGACCGACCTGCTGCGGTTCCGCTGGCAGCTCAGCCTGGGCGGCGAAACCCTCACCGAGGCCGAGGTCACCGCGCTCGCCGAGGCCAAGCGGCCACTGGTCCGGCTGCGCGGGCAGTGGGTGCGGGCCGCCCCGTTCCTGTCCGCCCGTCTGCGCCGGGTGGGCCGCACGGTGACCGGCGCGCAGGCCCTGGCCGCGGCCCTCACCGGCGAGCTGGAGGTCGGCGACGAGCAGCTGGACTTCGCTGCCCCGCCCGCGCTCGACGGTCTCGTGGAGCGGCTGCGCGCGCCCGCCGGTCCGGTCGAGCCGGCCACCGACCTGCAGGCCACGTTGCGGCCCTACCAGCGCGCCGGGTTGTCCTGGCTGGCCCGGATGACCGAGCTGGGGCTCGGCGGGATCCTCGCCGACGACATGGGCCTCGGCAAGACCATCCAGCTCATCGCGCTGCACCTGCACCGCCGGGCGCTCCGGCCGGGACCGACGCTGGTGCTGTGCCCGACCTCGCTGCTCGGCAACTGGGAGCGCGAGTTCGCCCGGTTCGCGCCGAAGGTGCCGGTGCGGCGCTTCCACGGCGGGCGGCGGCATCTGGACGACCTGGAGCCGGACGAGGTCGTGCTCGCCACGTACGGGGTGCTGCGCCGCGACCGGGCCACCCTGTCCGAAGTGGACTGGGGGCTGGTCGCGGCGGACGAGGCGCAGCACGTCAAGAACCCGCTGTCGGTGACGGCCAGGGAACTGCGGCGGATCCCGGCCGCGGCGCGGGTCGCGTTGACCGGCACGCCGGTCGAGAACCGGCTCACCGAGCTGTGGTCCATCCTGGACTGGACGACGCCCGGCCTGCTCGGCACGCTGGAGCACTTCAGCCGCACGATCGCGCGCCCGGTCGAACGCGACCGCGACGCCGTCAGCGTCGAGCGCCTCGCGGCGACCGTGCGGCCGTTCCTGTTGCGGCGGCGCAAGACCGACCCGGACATCGCGCCCGAACTGCCGAGCAAGACCGAGACCGACCGGTACGTGCCGCTCACCGCCGAGCAGGCCACCCTGTACGAGGCGGTGGTGCGGGAGAACCTGGCGAAGATCCGCGAGTCGCGGGGTGTGCAGCGGCGCGGGCAGGTGCTCAAGCTGCTCACCGAGCTGAAGCAGATCTGCAACCACCCGGCGCAGTACCTCAAGGAGAGCGGGCCGGTCGGCGGGCGGTCGGGCAAGCTCGCCGCGTTCGAGGAGCTGCTGGACGTGATCCTCGACGAGGGCGAGAGCGTGCTGGTGTTCAGCCAGTACGTGCAGCTGTGCCGGCTCCTGGAGACGCGGCTGACCGAGCGCGGGCTGCCGGTGCAGCTGCTGTCCGGCGCCGACCCGGCGCGGCAGCGGGACGAGATGGTGGCGCGGTTCCAGCGCGGTGACGCGCCGGTGTTCCTGCTGTCGCTGAAGGCAGGGGGTGTCGGGCTGAACCTCACCCGGGCCACGCACGTCATCCACTACGACCGGTGGTGGAACCCGGCGGTCGAGGACCAGGCGACCGACCGAGCGCACCGGATCGGGCGGGACCGGCCGGTGCAGGTCCACCGGCTCATCGCGGAGGGCACGCTGGAGGAACGAATCGCCACGGTGCTCGCCGAGAAGCGCGGCCTGGCTGAAGCCGTGGTCGGCGCGGGGGAGGACTGGATCACCGACCTGACCGACGACGAGCTGACGGCGCTCGTGCAACTGGGACAGCCGGGATGA
- the ptsP gene encoding phosphoenolpyruvate--protein phosphotransferase, with translation MGEVVLRPVTGIGVSPGVAHGPVARLAEPPRLPEADAPETDVPGAVERARVALAEVAAFLDERSAQAGGAAADVLLAQSMMVADPALVDRIRARLEDGRGLAHAVADAFAGFRDALTAAGGYLAERAADVDDLRDRTVARILGVPMPGVPDPGHPFVLVARDLAPADTAVLDARRVRAIVTELGGPTSHTAILAKSLGIPAVVACAGAASLTDGTPVLVRGATGEVVVDPAASLVEAAEAEAAEQAAAVAASSGPGRTADGVPVALLVNVGAARDLAAAAAADSEGVGLLRTEFLYLDRADEPSVEEQRRSYAEVFQAFGGRKVVVRTLDAGADKPLAFVDHGDEPNPALGVRGLRLARRHPRMLADQLTAIAAARDGSTAEVWVMAPMVSTPAEAAEFAGAARAHGLPVAGTMVEVPAAALRAGAILGACDFVSIGTNDLGQYTFAADRMAGELADLLDPWQPALLELVRATGAAGRAAGKPVGVCGEAASDPLLALVLVGLGVTSLSMASSALPAVRLALAAHTAAECAELAQLALSAPDAASARERVAAAAGAG, from the coding sequence ATGGGTGAGGTCGTCCTCCGCCCGGTGACCGGGATCGGCGTCAGCCCGGGTGTCGCGCACGGCCCGGTCGCCCGGCTCGCCGAACCGCCGCGGCTGCCGGAGGCGGACGCGCCGGAAACCGACGTGCCCGGCGCCGTGGAGCGGGCGCGCGTGGCGCTGGCCGAGGTGGCCGCGTTTCTCGACGAACGCTCGGCCCAGGCCGGTGGTGCGGCCGCGGACGTCCTGCTGGCGCAGTCGATGATGGTCGCCGATCCCGCGCTGGTGGACCGGATCCGGGCGCGTCTGGAGGACGGACGGGGCTTGGCGCACGCGGTCGCCGACGCGTTCGCCGGGTTCCGCGATGCGCTCACCGCGGCCGGTGGTTACCTCGCCGAGCGGGCCGCCGACGTCGACGACCTGAGGGACCGCACCGTGGCGCGGATCCTCGGCGTCCCGATGCCCGGCGTGCCCGACCCGGGACACCCGTTCGTCCTGGTCGCACGGGACCTCGCGCCCGCCGACACGGCCGTCCTCGACGCCCGGCGGGTGCGGGCGATCGTGACCGAGCTGGGCGGTCCCACCAGCCACACCGCGATCCTGGCGAAGTCGCTGGGCATCCCGGCGGTGGTCGCGTGCGCCGGCGCGGCGTCATTGACCGACGGGACGCCGGTGCTCGTCCGCGGCGCGACGGGGGAGGTGGTCGTCGACCCGGCGGCCTCGCTCGTCGAGGCGGCGGAGGCCGAGGCGGCCGAACAGGCTGCCGCGGTGGCGGCCTCCAGCGGCCCTGGCCGGACCGCGGACGGCGTGCCGGTCGCGTTGCTGGTGAACGTCGGGGCCGCCCGTGACCTCGCGGCCGCGGCAGCGGCCGACTCGGAGGGCGTGGGCCTGCTGCGCACCGAGTTCCTGTACCTGGACCGGGCCGACGAGCCGTCGGTCGAGGAGCAGCGCCGGAGCTACGCCGAGGTGTTCCAGGCGTTCGGCGGCCGCAAGGTCGTGGTGCGCACGCTCGACGCGGGCGCGGACAAGCCGCTCGCGTTCGTCGACCACGGTGACGAGCCCAACCCGGCGCTCGGTGTGCGCGGTTTGCGCCTGGCCCGGCGGCACCCGCGGATGCTGGCGGACCAGCTGACCGCGATCGCCGCGGCCCGCGACGGCAGCACGGCCGAGGTGTGGGTGATGGCGCCGATGGTGTCCACGCCGGCGGAGGCCGCGGAGTTCGCCGGCGCCGCCCGTGCGCACGGGCTTCCGGTCGCCGGGACGATGGTCGAGGTGCCCGCGGCCGCGTTGCGGGCGGGCGCGATCCTCGGCGCCTGCGATTTCGTCAGCATCGGCACCAACGACCTCGGTCAGTACACGTTCGCCGCCGACCGGATGGCCGGTGAACTGGCCGATCTGCTCGACCCGTGGCAGCCCGCGCTCCTCGAGCTGGTGCGCGCCACCGGCGCGGCAGGCAGGGCGGCGGGCAAGCCCGTCGGTGTCTGCGGCGAGGCGGCGAGCGATCCGCTGCTGGCCCTGGTGCTGGTGGGCCTCGGGGTGACGAGCCTGTCGATGGCGTCGTCCGCGCTGCCCGCCGTCCGGCTCGCGCTGGCGGCCCACACCGCCGCCGAATGCGCGGAGCTCGCGCAGCTCGCCCTGTCCGCCCCGGACGCGGCGAGCGCCCGTGAGCGGGTCGCCGCCGCGGCCGGGGCCGGGTGA
- a CDS encoding LLM class F420-dependent oxidoreductase, whose protein sequence is MKFGISTFITDEGIRPGALGRALEERGFDSLLLAEHSHIPVSRESPYPGGGELPRVYYRTLDPFIALTAAAAETRDLLLFTGVALLVQRDVIHTAKEVASLDLLSGGRVAFGVGVGWNREEMRNHGTEPRTRGALIDEQIQALKAIWTQDEAEFHGKHVDFDPIWQWPKPVQRPHPPIYVGGESEAALTRLLNHADGWMPRSHTPPAEIKRVRAWLAEQGRPDVPFTVFGAGRSEEALAGYAEAGVERVTFMLGTRPESETLTKLDELAALAEGYR, encoded by the coding sequence ATGAAGTTCGGGATCTCGACGTTCATCACCGACGAAGGCATCCGGCCGGGCGCGCTCGGCCGCGCGCTGGAGGAGCGCGGGTTCGACTCGCTGCTGCTCGCCGAGCATTCGCACATCCCGGTCAGCCGGGAGAGCCCCTACCCCGGCGGCGGTGAGCTGCCCCGCGTCTACTACCGCACGCTGGACCCGTTCATCGCGCTGACCGCGGCCGCGGCGGAGACCCGCGACCTGCTGCTCTTCACCGGTGTCGCCCTGCTGGTGCAGCGCGACGTCATCCACACCGCCAAGGAGGTCGCGAGCCTCGACCTGCTGTCCGGCGGCCGCGTCGCGTTCGGTGTCGGCGTGGGCTGGAACCGCGAGGAGATGCGCAACCACGGCACCGAGCCGCGCACCCGAGGCGCCCTGATCGACGAGCAGATCCAGGCGCTCAAGGCGATCTGGACGCAGGACGAGGCCGAGTTCCACGGCAAGCACGTCGACTTCGACCCGATCTGGCAGTGGCCGAAGCCGGTGCAGCGCCCGCACCCGCCGATCTACGTGGGCGGCGAGAGCGAGGCCGCGCTCACCCGCCTCCTCAACCACGCCGACGGCTGGATGCCGCGGTCGCACACCCCGCCTGCGGAGATCAAGCGCGTCCGCGCCTGGCTGGCCGAGCAGGGCCGCCCCGACGTCCCGTTCACCGTCTTCGGCGCCGGCCGCAGCGAGGAGGCGCTGGCTGGGTACGCCGAGGCCGGGGTGGAGCGTGTGACGTTCATGCTCGGCACCCGCCCCGAATCCGAGACGCTCACCAAGCTCGACGAGCTCGCCGCCCTCGCGGAGGGCTACCGGTGA
- a CDS encoding acyl-CoA dehydrogenase family protein yields the protein MSVLTAEQRALAGTIRSGARSRDDLTAIGVFGIGVPEDLGGAGGTVADAAVAVEEAAAVLVPGPVLGTVLAALVLGCRGGSPVAKELLPAFADGSASAGVALSPDGPVLDADATHVVVADGDTWSVRERGADTVESFDLSRSYGRPRDGEGTVFEGAELRVFAATLAAAEAAGIARWCVATASEHAKVREQFGRPIGSFQAVKHLCAEMLCRAELAGALAWDAARAAGESPEQHEFAAAVAAAGALDAAVDTAKDCIQVLGGIGFTWEHDAHRYLRRAVALRQWLGGSAAWRRSAASLALAGVRRELGVDLSEHFDPAVRATVAEIAALPEGERRERLATSGYLMPHWPAPYGLDATPAQQLVIDAELARAGVARPDLVIGAWAVPTILEHGTDEQRRRFVMPTLRGELTWCQLFSEPGAGSDLASLRTRATEVDGGFVLSGQKVWTSLAQEADWAICLARTDPDAPKHKGITYFLVDMSSPGIDVRPLREITGVARFNEVFLDDVFVPSANVVGEVNGGWRLARTTLANERVAMSGGSSVGEAVESLLAAVREPDPAVLERLGALVAEGSACALLDLRSTLRRLAGQDPGAESSVRKLIGVRHRQAAAEAALELPGPPGVLVTDETAAAQHEFLLTRCLSIAGGTTQILLSVAAERLLGLPRS from the coding sequence ATGTCAGTCCTCACCGCGGAGCAGCGCGCGCTCGCCGGGACGATCCGCTCCGGCGCCAGGAGCCGGGACGACCTGACCGCCATCGGCGTGTTCGGCATCGGGGTGCCGGAGGACCTGGGCGGCGCGGGCGGGACGGTCGCCGACGCCGCGGTGGCGGTCGAGGAGGCCGCGGCCGTGCTCGTACCGGGGCCGGTGCTCGGGACCGTGCTGGCGGCGCTGGTGCTGGGGTGCCGCGGGGGATCGCCGGTGGCGAAGGAGCTGCTCCCGGCGTTCGCGGACGGCTCGGCGAGCGCGGGCGTGGCGCTGTCGCCGGACGGGCCGGTGCTCGACGCTGACGCCACTCACGTCGTGGTGGCCGACGGCGACACGTGGAGCGTGCGCGAGCGCGGGGCGGACACCGTCGAGTCGTTCGACCTGTCCCGCTCCTACGGGCGGCCGCGGGACGGTGAGGGCACCGTTTTCGAGGGCGCTGAGCTGCGGGTTTTCGCGGCGACGCTGGCCGCGGCGGAGGCGGCCGGGATCGCGCGCTGGTGCGTGGCGACGGCGTCGGAGCACGCGAAGGTGCGCGAGCAGTTCGGCCGGCCGATCGGGTCGTTCCAGGCGGTCAAACATCTGTGCGCGGAGATGCTGTGCCGGGCCGAGCTGGCCGGGGCGCTGGCGTGGGACGCGGCGCGGGCCGCCGGCGAGTCGCCGGAGCAGCACGAGTTCGCGGCGGCGGTCGCGGCCGCCGGGGCGCTGGACGCGGCGGTGGACACCGCCAAGGACTGCATCCAGGTCCTCGGCGGGATCGGGTTCACCTGGGAGCACGACGCGCACCGGTACCTGCGCCGCGCGGTGGCGTTGCGGCAGTGGCTGGGCGGTTCGGCCGCGTGGCGCCGCTCGGCGGCGTCGCTCGCGCTGGCGGGGGTGCGGCGGGAGCTGGGGGTCGACCTGTCGGAGCACTTCGACCCGGCCGTGCGGGCGACGGTGGCGGAGATCGCCGCGCTGCCCGAGGGGGAGCGCCGCGAGCGGCTGGCGACGAGTGGCTACCTGATGCCGCACTGGCCCGCGCCCTACGGGCTGGACGCGACACCGGCGCAGCAACTGGTGATCGACGCCGAACTGGCGCGCGCCGGGGTGGCGCGGCCCGACCTGGTGATCGGCGCCTGGGCGGTGCCGACCATCCTGGAGCACGGCACGGACGAGCAGCGGCGGCGGTTCGTGATGCCGACGCTGCGCGGCGAGCTGACCTGGTGCCAGTTGTTCAGCGAGCCCGGAGCCGGCTCCGACCTGGCCTCGCTGCGCACCCGGGCGACCGAAGTGGACGGTGGATTCGTGTTGTCCGGGCAGAAGGTCTGGACGTCCCTCGCTCAGGAGGCGGACTGGGCGATCTGCCTCGCGCGCACCGATCCGGACGCGCCCAAGCACAAGGGCATCACCTACTTCCTGGTCGACATGTCGTCACCTGGCATCGACGTCCGCCCGCTGCGGGAGATCACCGGGGTCGCGCGGTTCAACGAGGTCTTCCTGGACGACGTGTTCGTGCCGTCGGCGAACGTGGTCGGCGAGGTGAACGGCGGCTGGCGCCTGGCCAGGACGACGCTGGCGAACGAACGCGTGGCGATGAGCGGCGGTTCGTCGGTCGGGGAGGCGGTGGAGTCGCTGCTGGCGGCGGTGCGTGAGCCGGATCCGGCGGTGCTGGAACGGCTCGGCGCGCTGGTGGCGGAGGGTTCGGCGTGCGCGCTGCTCGACCTGCGCTCGACGCTGCGGCGGCTGGCCGGGCAGGACCCGGGGGCGGAGTCGAGCGTGCGGAAGCTGATCGGCGTGCGGCACCGGCAGGCCGCGGCGGAGGCGGCGCTGGAACTGCCCGGCCCGCCGGGTGTCCTGGTGACGGACGAGACGGCGGCGGCGCAACACGAGTTCCTGCTGACGCGTTGCCTGAGCATCGCCGGCGGCACGACCCAGATCCTGCTGTCGGTGGCGGCGGAACGCCTGCTTGGGCTGCCGCGCTCGTGA
- a CDS encoding PTS fructose transporter subunit IIC, with the protein MKFVAVTSCPTGIAHTYMAAEALEQAAKAAGHEMTVETQGAAGSAPLDAARIAEADAVVFAADVDVRDRERFAGKPTVTAGVKAAINDGAGLIAQAVKAAEDGTAPAAPSAPGPELASKVDGSAGVGTRLRQWLMTGVSYMIPFVAAGGILIALSFLIGGPEVAAKVGGGDFQGVTYPGIENVSDLMSQAGIAGVLFKIGSLAFEMLVPILSGFIAFGMADRPGIAPGVVGGLLATATGAGFLGGLVSGLLAGAVTLGLKKLKVPRGVAGVMPVVVIPLVSTLVVGFLMVVVVGEPIAAAQTGLSNWLSGLSGGSAWVLGALLGLMMAFDMGGPVNKVAYTFGLAALASGNYVIMAAVMAAGMTPPLGLALATLVRRNRFTPAERQAGQAGWLLGLSFITEGAIPFAAGDPFRIIPSLMVGSATTGALVAAFGATSPAPHGGIWVVGLIGNPLLFLLAVAIGTLVTCGCVLLAKSIGRDRAPAAATPETSTQAVAA; encoded by the coding sequence ATGAAGTTCGTGGCAGTCACGTCGTGCCCGACCGGGATCGCGCACACCTACATGGCGGCCGAGGCCCTGGAGCAGGCCGCGAAGGCCGCGGGGCACGAGATGACCGTGGAAACGCAGGGCGCGGCCGGGTCCGCGCCGCTCGACGCAGCCCGGATCGCCGAGGCCGACGCGGTGGTCTTCGCCGCGGACGTGGACGTCCGGGACCGGGAACGGTTCGCGGGCAAGCCGACGGTCACGGCCGGGGTCAAGGCCGCCATCAACGACGGCGCCGGCCTGATCGCCCAGGCCGTGAAGGCCGCCGAGGACGGCACGGCCCCAGCCGCGCCGTCCGCGCCCGGGCCCGAGCTGGCGTCCAAGGTGGACGGTTCCGCGGGCGTCGGCACCCGGTTGCGCCAGTGGCTGATGACCGGCGTGTCCTACATGATCCCCTTCGTCGCGGCGGGCGGGATCCTCATCGCACTGTCGTTCCTGATCGGCGGCCCGGAGGTCGCGGCCAAGGTCGGCGGCGGCGACTTCCAGGGCGTCACCTACCCGGGCATCGAGAACGTGTCCGACCTGATGAGCCAGGCCGGGATCGCCGGTGTGCTGTTCAAGATCGGGTCGCTGGCGTTCGAGATGCTCGTGCCGATCCTGTCCGGGTTCATCGCGTTCGGCATGGCCGACCGGCCGGGCATCGCGCCCGGCGTCGTGGGCGGCCTGCTCGCCACCGCGACCGGCGCCGGGTTCCTCGGCGGTCTCGTGTCCGGTCTGCTGGCCGGCGCGGTCACGCTGGGCCTGAAGAAGCTGAAGGTGCCGCGCGGGGTGGCCGGGGTGATGCCCGTCGTCGTGATCCCGCTGGTGTCCACGCTGGTCGTCGGGTTCCTCATGGTCGTCGTGGTGGGCGAGCCGATCGCGGCCGCGCAGACCGGCCTGAGCAACTGGCTGTCCGGCCTGTCCGGCGGCAGCGCGTGGGTGCTCGGCGCCCTGCTCGGCCTGATGATGGCCTTCGACATGGGCGGGCCGGTGAACAAGGTGGCCTACACCTTCGGCCTGGCCGCGCTCGCCAGCGGCAACTACGTGATCATGGCCGCGGTGATGGCGGCCGGCATGACGCCGCCGCTGGGGCTGGCGCTCGCCACCCTGGTGCGCCGCAACCGGTTCACCCCGGCGGAGCGGCAGGCGGGCCAGGCCGGCTGGCTGCTGGGCCTGTCGTTCATCACCGAGGGCGCGATCCCGTTCGCCGCGGGCGACCCGTTCCGGATCATCCCGTCGCTGATGGTCGGCAGCGCCACCACCGGCGCGCTGGTCGCGGCCTTCGGCGCCACCTCGCCGGCCCCGCACGGCGGCATCTGGGTGGTCGGGCTCATCGGAAACCCGCTGCTGTTCCTGCTCGCCGTCGCCATCGGCACGCTCGTCACCTGCGGCTGCGTGCTGCTCGCCAAGAGCATCGGCCGCGACCGCGCGCCCGCCGCGGCCACCCCCGAAACGTCCACCCAGGCCGTCGCGGCCTGA